GCTGGCTCGCGGCCAGCCGGGTTTCGAGCGCGGCCGTGGGTGCGCCGTCCAGCCGGGCCAGCAGCAGGGACCGGCTCAGCCGCCGCACCTCCGTGATGCGCTCGCCCAGCTCGGAGTCCAAAGTGGACTCGACGGGGTCGTAGCGGTACATCTGCGCGCGGGTGCGCTCCAGCCACGTGAACAGGCGCTTGGCGTTGGCCGACGAGTCGCCGCCCTCCAGCACCAGCCGCACGGCCAGTTCGCCCAGCTCACGGCCGTGCAGGGCCGCGCCGGAGACCAGTTCGAGCCCGCCGAGCTTGTCCCGCAGCTGGCCCAGTTCCGCGAGCCCGGCCTTGGCCTGGGCGAGCGCGACCCGCCGGTTCCCGCGCGCGAGCGCGATCTCCGCCCGGCACAGCCGCAGCACCATCCGGTGGTCGATCGGCTCGATCCGCCGCGACTTGGGCACGCTGCGCAGCAGCTGCTCGGCCCGCGCCGGGTCACCGCGGCGGACCTCCAGGCGGGCCGCGAGGATCTGGGCGAACGCGGCCTGGTCGAACAGCCCGCGCGCGGCGAGCTCGGTCGCCAGCTCCATCGCCCGTGCGACCACCTTCTCCGAGGGCCGCCGCGACTCGAGCGCTTTGGTGGCGTCCACCCGCAGGGCGATCAACGCGGCCACGGCCGCCCACCCGGGACTGCCCCGCCGCACGAGCCGGCGCTGCGCGGAGTTCGCCATCCGCTTGGCCAGGGTGAGGTCACCGTCCACCAGGGCGGCGGCAGCCCGGTACAGCTCGGCCTCGGCGACGTCCTGGCCGACCTTCTGCTTGCGCAGGTCCGGCAGCACCTCGTCCAGCAGCCGACCGGCTTCGTCGGCGAGCCCGACGCTGATCAACGCCTCGGACTGGTCGATGCGCAGGCGCAGCAGGAGCCCCGGTTCGAGGTCCTGGAAGACCCGGTTGGCCTCGGCGTAGCGGCGCAGGGCGCCCGGGAGGTCCCCGGCGCGGCGCAGCACGTTGCCCAGCGCGTGCGTGGAGATGCCGACGCGCAGCGGGAGGTCGTACTGCTTGGACAGCTCGACGACCCGGTCCAGGTCGCGGATCGCCGCGGCCGGCTGGTCGATCTCGCCGTAGGCCATGCCCCGGTTGTGCAGCGTGTTGACCAGCAGCGGGACGATCGACACGTCACCGTCGGCCAGCCGGCGCTCGTGGTGGGCGACGTCGAGGTCGACGTAGGTGATGCCCTCCTCGATCCGGCCGACCCGGAACAGCAGCAACGCGTGCGTGCCGTTGAGCATGCTGGTCAGCTCGGCCCGCAGCGGGCCGTCCGGGATGCCGGGCAGTTCCGCGCGGACCACGTCCAGCAGCCGCAGGCCGTCGTCCACGCTGCCGGTCTCGGCCAGGTTGAAGGACATGGTGAACAGGACGCGGGCGCGGACCTCCAGCCGCTCCACCGGGTCCACGCCGGGCACGTCGAGCAGGTCCAACGCCCGCCGCAGGTGCCCGAGCGCCTTGACCGGCCGGGCGGCGAGGCCCGCCGCCTTGCCCAGGAGTTGCTGTTCCCGCGCCCGGGCCACCGCTTCGACGGGGTCCGGTCCTCGCCGACCACCACGCGGTGAGGCGGGGTTCGGCGAGGCGGGCACGTTCATATGAGAGCACAACCGACTGCGCGACACTGCCCACCGGTCGGCTGCTTGTCCGTCGGTGGGCAGTGGTTCGAGCCGGGCGTGCCGGTCACTTGGTCGTGGTCGGCACCGCGTAGCTGGTGTAGGGGCCGCCCTCGGGCCCGACCGGCTGGGGTTGCGGCTCCGGCTGCGGCTCGGGCTCGGCCG
This DNA window, taken from Saccharothrix variisporea, encodes the following:
- a CDS encoding CHAT domain-containing protein, whose product is MNVPASPNPASPRGGRRGPDPVEAVARAREQQLLGKAAGLAARPVKALGHLRRALDLLDVPGVDPVERLEVRARVLFTMSFNLAETGSVDDGLRLLDVVRAELPGIPDGPLRAELTSMLNGTHALLLFRVGRIEEGITYVDLDVAHHERRLADGDVSIVPLLVNTLHNRGMAYGEIDQPAAAIRDLDRVVELSKQYDLPLRVGISTHALGNVLRRAGDLPGALRRYAEANRVFQDLEPGLLLRLRIDQSEALISVGLADEAGRLLDEVLPDLRKQKVGQDVAEAELYRAAAALVDGDLTLAKRMANSAQRRLVRRGSPGWAAVAALIALRVDATKALESRRPSEKVVARAMELATELAARGLFDQAAFAQILAARLEVRRGDPARAEQLLRSVPKSRRIEPIDHRMVLRLCRAEIALARGNRRVALAQAKAGLAELGQLRDKLGGLELVSGAALHGRELGELAVRLVLEGGDSSANAKRLFTWLERTRAQMYRYDPVESTLDSELGERITEVRRLSRSLLLARLDGAPTAALETRLAASQRAAMRLGWSASPWGTPRPVATPAEVMACLDGRAMVSFASSGDDLIALALVGGRVRMVRLGPAALATESARRLHADLNALAPDHLPAPLREVIGASARREAENLDRMLLRPLAGVLGDRELVIVPTGALHVVPWGVLPTCAGRPVVAAPSATSWLGTTRRAREEATGVLLVRGPGLQAAQAEIDRLAGYHVDAKLLGVGDARVGTVLEALDGVEIAHIAAHGEHEPENALFSRLELVDGALFAHEVGQVRRPPHQVVLAACELALNRVRPGDEPLGFAGALLAGGARTVIAASSKVGDQPSAEAMADFHRSLAAGRSPAVALAEAVAADPFRRPFVCLGSG